Proteins from a genomic interval of Coccinella septempunctata chromosome 2, icCocSept1.1, whole genome shotgun sequence:
- the LOC123307602 gene encoding uncharacterized protein LOC123307602, translating into MSFSRSKSVVIFQYNIEGSVLGRVTEYRDLGVLFDQRLTFVPHVRATVSDGLRTLGFIIRNSRDLSETGSLFLLFTALVRSKLEYGCVVWNPGYKIHIESLEKIQRRFLKYVSFKIDGVYPCRGIQDGYLLSRFNVNSFARP; encoded by the exons ATGTCCTTCAGTCGCAGTAAGTCCGTTGTCATTTTTCAATACAACATTGAGGGAAGTGTTTTGGGAAGGGTGACTGAATACAGAGATCTGGGAGTCTTATTCGATCAGAGGTTGACTTTTGTACCCCATGTGAGGGCAACTGTTTCCGATGGTCTCAGGACTCTCGGGTTTATAATAAGGAATTCCAGGGATTTGTCAGAGACTGGCTCCCTCTTCCTTCTTTTTACGGCGCTCGTGAGGTCAAAGCTAGAATATGGGTGTGTTGTATGGAATCCCGGTTATAAGATTCATATTGAAAGCTTAGAGAAAATACAGAGGCGATTTCTGAAGTACGTGAGCTTCAAAATAGATGGCGTGTATCCGTGTCGTGGAATACAAGATGGGTATTTATTGAGCAGGTTTAATGTTAACTCTTT TGCACGTCCCTAG